A single genomic interval of Heliangelus exortis chromosome 11, bHelExo1.hap1, whole genome shotgun sequence harbors:
- the CHRNB4 gene encoding neuronal acetylcholine receptor subunit beta-4 — protein MRNLYTLFLFVVGSFYLNGSSAADAEEKLMNYLLSPARYNKLIRPAVNSSQLVSIELLVSLAQLISVNEREQIMTTNVWLNQEWIDYRLSWKPSDYEGIDKLRIPAKHIWLPDIVLYNNADGTYEVSLYTNAIVKNNGSIRWLPPAIYKSACKIEVKHFPFDQQNCTLKFRSWTYDHTEIDMVLKTSTASMDDFTPSGEWDIVALPGRRTVNPLDPNYVDVTYDFIIKRKPLFYTINLIIPCVLITSLAILVFYLPSDCGEKMTLCISVLLALTVFLLLISKIVPPTSLDVPLIGKYLMFTMVLVTFSIVTSVCVLNVHHRSPSTHTMPPWVKLVFLERLPAYLFMKRPENPPPRQKLCNCKKTKAENPCMDPADFYKNSTYFLNTASAKKYDMKITETLDNASSHRDFRLRTGTKFSPEVQEAIDGVSFIAEHMKSDDNDQSVIEDWKYVAMVVDRLFLWIFVLVCVLGTVGLFLQPLFQNHTAAMNP, from the exons ATGAGGAATCTGTACACCCTCTTTCTCTTTGTAGTGGGCTCCTTTTACTTGAACG GAAGCAGTGCAGcagatgctgaagaaaagctCATGAATTACCTGCTGAGTCCTGCCAGGTACAATAAGTTAATTCGACCTGCTGTCAACTCATCCCAGCTGGTATCTATAGAACTTCTGgtttccctggcacagctcatCAGTGTG aatGAACGGGAGCAGATCATGACTACAAACGTCTGGCTGAACCAG GAGTGGATTGACTACCGTTTGTCCTGGAAGCCCTCTGACTATGAGGGGATTGATAAGCTGAGAATACCTGCAAAACACATCTGGTTACCAGACATTGTGCTTTACAACAA TGCTGATGGCACATACGAAGTCTCACTCTACACAAATGCAATTGTGAAGAACAATGGCAGCATCCGTTGGCTGCCTCCAGCCATTTACAAGAGTGCCTGCAAGATTGAAGTGAAGCATTTCCCCTTTGATCAGCAGAACTGCACCCTCAAGTTCCGCTCCTGGACCTACGATCACACAGAAATTGACATGGTGCTGAAAACCTCCACGGCCAGCATGGATGACTTCACACCCAGTGGAGAGTGGGACATTGTAGCCCTCCCAGGAAGAAGGACTGTAAATCCTTTGGACCCCAATTATGTGGATGTGACATATGACTTCATTATTAAGAGGAAACCTCTTTTTTATACCATCAATCTTATCATTCCCTGTGTGCTAATTACATCCTTAGCCATCCTGGTGTTCTACTTGCCTTCAGATTGTGGGGAAAAGATGACCTTATGCATATCTGTGTTGCTTGCCTTGACTGTGTTCTTGCTGCTGATCTCCAAAATCGTCCCCCCGACATCTCTAGATGTCCCACTGATAGGAAAGTATCTCATGTTCACAATGGTCCTCGTGACCTTCTCAATAGTTACCAGTGTCTGTGTACTCAATGTCCACCACAGATCTCCAAGTACTCACACTATGCCCCCCTGGGTAAAGCTGGTTTTCCTCGAAAGACTCCCAGCCTATCTTTTCATGAAGCGTCCAGAAAATCCCCCTCCAAGGCAAAAGCTCTGCAACTGCAAGAAGACCAAGGCAGAAAATCCATGTATGGATCCAGCTGACTTCTACAAGAACTCTACGTATTTTTTGAACACAGCCTCTGCAAAAAAATATGATATGAAAATCACTGAGACTCTTGACAATGCCAGCAGCCATCGAGATTTTAGGTTAAGAACAGGCACCAAATTTTCTCCTGAAGTCCAAGAAGCAATTGATGGAGTCAGTTTTATAGCAGAGCACATGAAAAGCGATGACAATGATCAGAGT GTCATTGAAGATTGGAAGTATGTTGCCATGGTAGTGGACAGGCTGTTTCTCTGGATATTCGTCCTTGTTTGTGTCCTGGGGACTGTTGGGTTATTTCTGCAGCCACTTTTTCAAAACCACACAGCTGCCATGAACCCTTAG